Proteins from a genomic interval of Niabella soli DSM 19437:
- a CDS encoding glycoside hydrolase family 88 protein, which produces MKNKIFAIAAVFLFTGAAQAQQLNIPATFQEAEQQTKVMLAEIDKAKNGSKELVSPRTIEKDQLRLVKSGDWTSGFFPGELWYLYEYSKNTEWKKRAESFTANIEKEQWNGGTHDMGFKVYCSVGNGYRLTKDQHYKEVLMQAAKTLSTRFNKTAGVIRSWDHNKQKWEYPVIIDNMLNLELLFEASKLTGDKTYYNIAVSHANKTMQNHFRPDYSSYHVVDYDSTTGKVIKRTTHQGYSDASAWARGQAWGLYGYTMCYRETKDPKYLQQAEHIAAFIFNHPNLPKDLVPFWDFNAPRIPDEPRDVSAATVIASGLLELSTYSKKGSYYRGLAQKILTNITNKYRAPIGKDFGFILLHSTGSKPSNSEVDVPLSYADYYYLEALLRLEKLKDGKKLF; this is translated from the coding sequence GCAGCCGTCTTTTTATTTACCGGTGCAGCACAAGCGCAGCAACTCAATATTCCGGCAACATTTCAAGAGGCAGAGCAGCAGACCAAAGTGATGCTGGCCGAAATTGATAAAGCCAAAAATGGCTCGAAGGAGCTGGTGTCTCCCCGGACCATTGAAAAAGATCAGTTGCGATTGGTGAAATCCGGGGACTGGACATCAGGGTTTTTTCCGGGAGAGTTGTGGTATTTATATGAGTATTCCAAAAACACGGAATGGAAAAAACGGGCGGAAAGCTTTACGGCAAACATCGAAAAAGAGCAATGGAATGGCGGCACACACGATATGGGCTTTAAAGTGTATTGCAGTGTGGGCAATGGTTACCGGCTTACAAAAGATCAGCATTATAAAGAAGTGTTGATGCAGGCAGCCAAAACATTGAGTACACGTTTTAATAAAACCGCCGGCGTCATCCGCTCCTGGGATCATAACAAACAAAAATGGGAGTATCCGGTGATCATTGATAATATGCTTAATCTGGAATTGTTGTTTGAAGCCTCAAAGCTTACCGGCGATAAAACTTATTACAACATTGCGGTAAGCCATGCCAATAAGACAATGCAGAACCATTTTCGCCCCGATTATAGTTCTTATCATGTGGTGGACTACGACTCCACAACGGGTAAAGTAATTAAAAGAACCACCCACCAGGGCTATTCAGATGCTTCTGCCTGGGCCCGGGGTCAGGCCTGGGGTTTGTATGGCTATACGATGTGTTACCGGGAAACAAAGGATCCAAAGTACCTGCAGCAGGCGGAGCACATCGCCGCATTTATTTTTAACCATCCCAACCTGCCAAAGGATCTGGTTCCGTTCTGGGATTTTAACGCGCCGCGGATCCCCGATGAACCGCGTGATGTTTCGGCTGCTACAGTAATAGCGTCAGGATTGCTGGAACTGAGCACCTATAGTAAAAAGGGAAGTTATTACAGGGGGCTTGCGCAAAAGATCCTGACAAACATTACCAATAAGTACCGGGCTCCCATTGGAAAAGATTTTGGATTTATTTTATTACATAGCACGGGTTCCAAACCATCGAATAGTGAAGTGGATGTGCCGTTGAGTTACGCAGATTACTATTATCTTGAAGCATTGCTGAGGCTGGAAAAGTTGAAAGACGGAAAGAAGTTGTTCTAA